A single Aspergillus chevalieri M1 DNA, chromosome 3, nearly complete sequence DNA region contains:
- a CDS encoding uncharacterized protein (COG:C;~EggNog:ENOG410PH7W;~InterPro:IPR015590,IPR016161,IPR016163;~go_function: GO:0016491 - oxidoreductase activity [Evidence IEA];~go_function: GO:0016620 - oxidoreductase activity, acting on the aldehyde or oxo group of donors, NAD or NADP as acceptor [Evidence IEA];~go_process: GO:0055114 - oxidation-reduction process [Evidence IEA]): MPSSMARRLLTGGKRLSSAAFGNGYYFERTILRDVDASVQVTQEESFAPIAAVYRFKTEDEVVQQANGTDMGLASYVFTTDVNRSWRLLDKLEAGYDWAQHTGNSSAAESPFGGMKMSGYGKESGKDVAVAEYLVSKTCTMTVEGALP, translated from the coding sequence ATGCCATCCAGCATGGCGCGAAGATTGCTCACCGGAGGTAAACGTCTATCGAGCGCTGCGTTTGGCAACGGTTACTACTTCGAGCGCACTATCCTCCGCGACGTGGATGCTTCCGTGCAGGTGACGCAGGAAGAAAGCTTTGCGCCTATTGCTGCGGTGTACAGGTTCAAGACTGAAGATGAAGTCGTACAGCAGGCAAACGGTACCGACATGGGTCTTGCAAGCTACGTGTTTACCACGGATGTGAATCGTTCATGGCGCCTGCTGGACAAATTGGAGGCGGGATATGATTGGGCTCAACACACTGGGAACTCTTCTGCGGCGGAGTCGCCGTTTGGTGGGATGAAGATGTCTGGGTATGGGAAGGAGTCTGGGAAGGATGTGGCTGTTGCAGAATACTTGGTATCAAAGACATGTACCATGACTGTAGAGGGTGCGCTGCCTTGA